From Tachypleus tridentatus isolate NWPU-2018 chromosome 8, ASM421037v1, whole genome shotgun sequence, a single genomic window includes:
- the LOC143222477 gene encoding uncharacterized protein LOC143222477, whose product MFLRLLVIIFFNSAILLTSDCSSHVLNKRQVSRRGPQSKYLRRNRIPASTKEPVYYYYYYDDEYDYYDDYVDPTTTTTTTTTTTPPPPRRRFRGRFRRPGRRFRVGDGDEEGSYIRRPLGRRRNRISVLNRHETNTTTISTTTAVTTTTTSVPTTTRRYYPPRYDGRYIDYLSDPNIPRELNGVDLNGYPFYPIIPEDIIFDCDDRHDGYYASVPHRCQLFHYCFGGQRFDFLCPNYTLYDQQTFTCRFVNKVDCASSELFYNKNDALYVETTTLPDMEKEGKRRSRKHKNKEKNDKDYEYYDDE is encoded by the exons CCATTCTTCTTACGTCAGACTGTTCTTCACATGTGTTG AACAAAAGACAAGTTTCCCGACGAGGGCCACAATCTAAATATCTGAGGAGAAACCGTATTCCTGCTTCCACCAAAGAACCTGTctactactactattattatGATGATGAATATGACTACTACGATGATTATGTTGACCCTACTACAACtacaactacaacaacaacaacgacaccTCCGCCACCTAGACGACGGTTTCGCGGTCGCTTTCGCCGTCCTGGACGTCGGTTTAGAGTAGGAGATGGTGATGAAGAAGGGTCGTACATAAGGAGACCATTGGGCAGGAGAAGGAATAGGATATCTGTTCTAAACCGTCACGAAACGAATACCACAACTATATCCACTACTACGGCAGTCACTACAACAACAACCTCTGTCCCCACCACCACTCGTAGGTACTATCCACCAAGATACGACGGTCGATACATCGATTACTTGTCTGATCCCAACATACCCAGAGAGCTCAACGGCGTTGACTTGAACGGCTATCCTTTTTATCCCATCATTCCAGAAGACATCATCTTTGACTGCGATGACCGCCATGATGGCTATTATGCCAGTGTGCCACACAGATGTCAG CTCTTCCATTACTGTTTCGGAGGGCAAAGGTTTGACTTCCTCTGTCCAAACTACACTCTTTACGATCAACAAACGTTTACGTGCAGATTTGTAAATAAGGTTGACTGCGCTTCGTCTGAACTCTTTTACAATAAAAACGACGCCCTCTATGTGGAAACAACAACATTACCTGACATGGAGAAGGAAGGAAAGCGGAGatctagaaaacataaaaataaagaaaaaaatgataaagatTACGAATATTATGATGAT